The following DNA comes from Musa acuminata AAA Group cultivar baxijiao chromosome BXJ1-4, Cavendish_Baxijiao_AAA, whole genome shotgun sequence.
TAGAACCATACATAATATGGACGCATATTTATTGCATGGTTATAAATGATTTCACATCTGCACACCTGGTCTTTTTGCAACACTTAGATCCCAGATAATTAATATACTTGGTTTGCAGCTAGTTTCAATTATGGTGTGGCCCCCCCACCGGATTCTTTGCTTTCTTTGATGCTACCTGTGAATCTTCATCTATATTTAAATTGAAACCTTCAATACTTATGATGAGCATTAAGTAACCTCAGATCAAACAGCAGATATTACCATGATAAGAGTAGTCTTATAAATGACGGAACTATTTAATATGAACTTTTGATGCTTTGGCATATGTTCAACGAGGAGCTGAATACTACTAACGACGGTGTGTTTCTCATATCTGTCGCATGACATTCATTTATTTATCCTTTTTTGCTCGATTTTTGCAGAGATATACTGATCGATAGACGCCAAAGCGTAGAAATTTCCAAGTCAAAGCTGAGAACGTTGACCGACGGAGGCAGAGCCTCGCTTCCTCGTCATCCTCACGAATTATGTCGCGACGAGAGGGAGCCTCCGAGTAAACAAAACCGACCGCTCCCTATTTGTCCACGCGCTCTCACGCACTCGCCATGCGGCCACTGAGATAAGTCAGGTGGGTCCCGCGCGGTGCTATCCGTACCCATCCCAAATACTCCCAATCGGTTTCAGTTCACTTAATACTGATTTATAAGAGTCTCTTAATCTTCGAAAATATGATTCATTTAGGATTTAAAGTGGCAAACATGTAAAACCCTTGACTGCTCGGAGGAACCGTCTCCCTTCTAGAAGCCTTCCTTGCCTGCACTCTTCCATTCTTCTTTGTTTCGATCGAATCCTTAGGGTTTTTGGCCGGAACCGACCAACCCCGTGAGATTACCCTTCGTTCTCCGATCGGATTAGGGTTTTTGTGAGGCTTTAGCCTTTTAAGGCGATGCTGGGGTCGAGCTTGCAGCTCGGCCGCCGGCATGGGGAGGACCGGTTCTACACCGCTGCCATGGCTCTCCGGGGTCATCACCAGAACTCGTTGAGGACCCGGAGCTCCGCCGCCGCATCCGCTGCTTTCTTAAACCCCGCTCTTTTGCCGGCCTTCAAGGACAAGCCCGTGGTCGGAGACCGCCGGCAGCTGGAGGACCGATCGTCTTCATCTTCAGCACGGGCGGCGGATGCTTGTAATCTGGACCGCTTCCTGGAGTCCACCACTCCATCTGTTCTGGCTCATTACCTGCCGAAGGTTTCCGATTTCTCCTCTTTCATCCAGTTTCTAGTATTCTTCTTAATATTTGTTGGTAAATTTTCGCTTCCATGTACGATTAATAGACGACGATGAGGGATTGGAGGACCTGCAACGTGGAGTATAGGCCTTACTTTATCCTCGGAGATCTGTGGGATTCATTCCAGGAGTGGAGTGCTTACGGTGTTAGCATTCCTTTGGTCCTGgatagcggagattgtgttgtTCAGTATTATGTGCCTTCCTTGTCCGGTATTCAGTTGTACGGTGAAGCAACTAAGCAAGGAATAAGCACTGGGTATTGTTCATTTTTTTCCCAGAGTATTTTGATCTGTTCATGTCAGCTTTATTTTCTATTTACTTTATTTAGCTGCTAGCGGAAACGAAAAGATGGAGTCCATGATTTATGGTTGGAAGATTTAGTTCTCAGTACCATATGGTTTGTGTTTAAATTGCATCCATGTTGATGTCTGAAAATAATCAGCAGTCTCAGTTTCTTGCCATATGATCACCAACTTTATCTACTTTAGTATTTGAATCTCTGGTGGATATAGTAACAAAGCTGCACATATAAGGATTATGCATTCTAGATTTGTTATTTTGGAGAACATTATTGCTTAATCTCTCAAGAAATACAGCTAGATTTTGTAATGAACAATTAAGGTGGGCCATAAAATTGAACTCTCGGCTATCGGTTCTACTGCAAGAACTGCAAATCTTACTGAATGCTTAACCTGAAAGTCAAATAAACCTTGATTGATATTAGTCCTTCTCgtgatttctttcttttccttccgTGGACTGTCTGAACTAAAACTCTCAGATGTTCAAACCTTACAAATTTCTCCATCTTAACTGCTAAAATTATAACTTCATCTGCTGTTAAGTCAGCAGTTCCATCCATCACTTTTGTCCATGAAAACCTTTAAATTTGGATAGATCTTGAATTTTTGTGTAACCTTGTAGCGATAATTTTCTGCTTCTTATGCTCTcatttgatgaaattatttgatatttttgtcaGTTTGATGTTACTTCCAACTCACTTCTCGTGTGCAGCAAATATGCCATTGGCATTAGATCAAGCAGTTTAAAGAATCTGTTGATTTCACTATTGCTTGCTAAACCTGTTGTACTTTATATGGAATACCAATATCGGACTCTAGAGTCTGTCCTAGGTGCTCTGTCAAAACTGCAATAACTGTATGATGTGTCGCAGCTATGTTAGTTGCAAGCTGTAAGGTATAATGATCACATTTGAGGGGCATCTTAGATCATTGTTTGTTCCAGCCTACTGAATTGATACATAACCTTTATATTCCCCCAAAATCTAGTTGTCATGTTGTGCTCGTCATATTACATCGTAACCCTTGGATGATTCTAATACTGCAGCTGTGATTGTGTTATGAACTCTGTTATTAGTAGCCAAGTTTAGTAATATGGTGTCCGTGTTGCAACTAAAGTCTGTTTGCACCGTAATTCGTGTTTGGAAGAAGTAATGGGAAGTGTAAAAGTTAGTGTTTACCCTGATACTCTGATTTTTGCTCCTAGCACAAAAAGTAGTTGTTGCTTCCCTTACTAAAGAGCTGAATATTCATTTCACTTGAATTATTTAGAACTAATTAGTTTCTAATTTTATGATAAAGAATGACATGAAGGATGTTATTAAGAATCAAGTTCAGATTCAGACCATTGGAGTTGTTGAACAAATATTGCCTTTTGAAATTACTCACAAGTGATAGACGTGGTATCTAATGCTAAAATGGTCATGATTTGACATGTGTAGCCCTTTTAAAGAAAGTATATAGGTAACGAAGTTTACAATTCATCATGTCACAGAATTCCAATTATTAAGTGACTTAAGTCATCTGTATGTTTTTTGCATCAGTATCTGCCATGAGTAATTATGTGAAGATCCTAAACATACAAggacattgagaaacaaaatggatGGTTCAGCGCATGAGAGTTCCACCAATACAAGACTTGAGTAGAGTCAATGTACATGGAAATGGGTCACCCCACACATGAGGCTTCCTCCAATACAGGACTTAGGTGCGGTCAATGCACATGAAAGTGGTCCAACGCATGAGGCTTCCTCCAATACAGGACTTCAGTGGAGTCAATGTACATGAAAATGGATGACCCAATGCATGAGGCTTCCTCTAATACAAGACTTGGGTAGGGTTAATATATACAGCATTAGTCATCCTGGTAAAGAGGTTGTTTCCATATCTTGGAACTTGGTCACCCGTATTGCAAGGAATAAAAGGTCACATGATTggattaattatataatattgtAATACTGTTCAATTTTATAGTTATGGATCTTATAAATATGACAGTTTTACTTGTTGCATCCATGGCCATTTCAAGGTTTATTTCAGTATGTCTATTAATTTAACCATTCCTTTCTTGATTTGCTTCTATTTCTTCGAAAATTAGCTCTTAAGCTCTAAAGATACATCAGAATGGTTTCAGTTTTTGGATGTTCAAGAGTATATTTGCAAAACGAGCCTTTTGCTTTTGGCATGAGAAAGGTGAGCTGTGGATGAAAATATTAACAAGTTCAGTATACTTGTAACGGATTTTAGTTGGCTTGGTTGATGGCTAGATTTGATCCAGTTGCATAGTTTTGTTCAGGTTCTACATGTCTGGAGTTAAGTCATCATTAGAGTTTTGTTTGGATTAGAGGGGCCTAATTATAGTCTATTGACATACTTTTAAATGATCAAATTCAGTGCTGGAGACCAACATATAAGATAGATGGTAAGTATAGAGTGGGCTTGGACTGCTGGCAATCTGCAAAACTCGACGTTTTGCAGATCCAAGGTTACGCTTTTTTACAAAACATTGTACAAAATGAATGGGTAGGATATGGTACAAACTGTCGGTACAACACTGAGAGACTCACTAACTGGATTTTGCCATCTTGCAGCTGAAATACAAGACCATCAACATAGTCTGTTAGAGAAGTGCAAAACATTGTTTCCACACTAACGTTCATCAAAATTGTGGTTGCTTCACATGACAGTCTGTAGATATTGCACATCTAGATAAGTATCCCTTTTGTTTGGAGGAAACGTTCAAATTTATCGATTAATGAAAATTTTTAAGTTCAACAGCTTATATGTTGAATACTTTGGATATATGATGACGATTCATTTGaaagtttttcttctttctttaacaCCTCCAGTCTTTAGTATGTTTAATCATGGAGCATCATATAtttacttttgcatttctttacaCTCCATTTTTTAAACATGTTCATATATATTCATGAGATTTGGTTTTCCAGGCTATTCTGCAATATGAGACGAGAGGAGGAGAGTGATAATGACTGTTACCAGGATTCCACTAGTGATGGAAGTAGCCATGGTGAACATTTCTCGCTAGAAGAAGGGTCTTCAAGTGATGAGGGTGATGCTGAAAACTCTCAAGGTTGCCTACTCTTTGAATACCTTGAACAAGATTCTCCTTATCATCGTGAACCTCTAGCTGACAAGGCAAGCTGTACCCAGTTGCTTCTGCTATAATGTTATATTCATTGCTAGCACTCATCCTGGTTCATTCCAGGTGTTAGATCTTGCATGTCAGTTCCCTGAACTGAGGACGCTTAGAAGTTATGATTTGTTGCCAGCAAGTTGGATTTCTGTtgcttggtaagatatgacataagttaaatattttatgttagtttggaagaagaaagaaaccACAACTTGGAGATTTTGCAGGTATCCTATATATCGCATTCCAATTGGACAAACACTAAGGGATTTGGATGCTTGCTTTCTGACTTACCATTCACTTTCCACTCCAATTAAAGGTAACTTTTATTGTTTGTTAATCTGAATGTGTTTTTAGAGTATAATCTGCATGTTTAGCTTGAAAGCTAGTGATTTGAGCAACTGGAGAAACAAAATTCAAGCCATCCTAAATGGTGAAGGTCTTTTAAAATCAATATCATAGTTATAATCTGTATGTATTGGCAAAACTAATAGGTGCAGCCCATAAGTACAATGTTGCAGAAGTCTTCAGCAATCACTAGCTCATACATCACACTGGTTTATGTTTCCAGAGCCACATATCTTGTTACACAGAGATTTTGGATCTTGTTAATCAAAAGAAACTAAATTATCTATAATAACAAATCCTTCCTATGTGAAGTGTACCGTGTCTGTATTTGCTGCTAATACTTTCTTTGTCAGTAAGTTCTATAAGCTCTTTTTGAAGTTTATATAATTTATGTGTCCAGCAAATAGTCCTGAGCAAATCTGACTGATTTaggtgctgctgctgccgctctgCCCATGATGACCTATCCCAAGGATAATAACTGTGTTCCAAAGATCTCCATTCCTGCCTTTGGTCTAGCATCCTACAAGTTCAAGAACTCATTATGGACTAATACAGAAGGACGTGAGAGGCAACTCAGAGTCTCCCTACTGCAAGCTGCAGACAACTGGCTGCGACTCCTCCATGTTGATCATCCAGATTATCAATTCTTCGTATCGGATGGTTCATGCCGCAGGTGAATCTTCCATATTGCATATATATCTCTTGATTTCAGCTCATTTTTCGCATCATGAGGATGTCCAGCTCATCGTTGTTGAGCTGAATTTGCTACACTAGATCATTGTATTTTCCAAACAGATATTTGTGTCTCTTTTTTCGTCGTCTCATAGGacaagaaaacaaataaagacGTGGGCATTGAAGTGTTGAAAAATACCAGGAAAAAGAAAGGACAACAGAACGGACATATGGAGTGACTAAATGAAAAGGCAATCATTCCTGGAGGGGGCAGTTAAAACTATAAaaaatcagagagagagagagagagagaaagagagagagaggttaggtTTTACTATAATTAGGGTCTGCTGGATGGAAAAACAGCTGTATTTCTATCGACCTTTTCGCCATGTCTAAATGGGGAtaaggttttttatttttataataagtgtAGCATCCTTTGAAATACCCTTCTACTCTGTGGGCCAAGTGGTGTTGATGTGTTGGGTTTTTGAGATATGGATGTCCCATTGAAGTCATAGGTTAGTCCATAAGCTAAACTAATATGCAAATGTCaccatcatttgaaaaattaatctatgttttgatgtTATTCGTTTACTCGAAAACTTGAATCATATTTTTAAGCTGAAACTTGTCAGTTTGATCAGCAGCTGAGTTCTTTCTCCTGAGCTCTGGTGCAGGTAGGGAACATTCTTTGGGTTTGTCATTTGTTGGAAGCATCTGGAATTCATGCTTGTCGATAATACACTGTTGGATTATCGAGTCCAAATTTGTCTTATTACAGTCCAAGTACTCAAAATTGAGCAATAATAATGCCTTGGATTAAAAAGGCAAAAGCTTCAACCGGTCGATACAATCTTTCAAGTCTCCGGGCATTTGTTTTCGTACTGCCCACTGCCCACCCGATGCGTTATATAGCTTCTCGACGACAACACTATGCCATCCTTATCGATCCATTACGGCCATTATAGTCATCACCCAAATATCTTGGAAACAAAGGCCATCATCATAAACTCATTGGATTTCTTCATCTTCGAACGATTGAGATCAGTTTATCTTTGCTCTCTCTATTTCTTATTTAAATCTATTTCTTATTTGGTCAGATTGATttgaacatatatatgtatatatatatatatatatatatatatatagacacgatCATGTGAACATGAACCAGATCAGATGgctaaaaatgaatgtcaagattCATGATGGTCCCAGGTCGACGTGGCCGCGATGAGTTCAACTTAAATAAACGAGATGGTAGGGGAAGCGCGCCGACCAACCCGTCTGTTCTCTGTCCGTTtcatccttctcttcctcctctgtcCCCTTCGGCCGGAGCAGAGCGGAACGAGGACAAGAAGATGACGCCGGATATAGGTTTCTTGATCTTTATCTCGCTCCTTTAGTTCTATCATTTCTACTTAGAAGGATCATTAGTATCATCCATGGTTTTATCGTTTCTCTTTTGCCGATTTTTGATTGCGAATGGTTGTTTTCTAGCTCTATCATTTCTCTTTCGAAGGATCATTAAATCCATGTATGGTTCTATGGTTCCTGTTTTCCCGATTCTTATATGACGAACGGTTGTTTTCTAGCTTTATCATTTCTCTTTCGAAGGATCGTTAGATCCATCTATGGTTCTATCGTTCCTCTTTTGCCGATTCTTTGATCGCGAACGATTGTTTTATGATGGAACCCTGCTTCCACAAGATCCCGATAAGGTCCGGTAGTTTTCCCTTGTGATGCAGGGTTTCTTGACCTCTCTCCCTCTTGTCTATGCATGTTTCATTCGAGGGATCGTTATCTATGGATTGAGATCTTTGATGATCTATGGATCGATCGGTCCTCTTTTGGCGATCATACAGAAAGGATGATCTACGTTTCAAGGAGATCTCGGAAACCTTTCGTTTTAGTCGACGTATACTTCTTTCATGGAAAAACCGTGGATTAGTCGGCATATTGGTTATCTTTGATGGCTGAGGGATTATTCAGACCCTCTCCTGAAACAACCTTAGTTCACAAAGATTTTGGTAACCCTCACCATTTAAAGTCTATGGATCTTTCTTTAGAGGGCTCATTGGGAATTGCTATTTTAGCCATCTTTGATGATCAAGTCGTCTCGTAGTGTAACCTTTTTCCACGAGATCCTAATAAGGTATACAATTGTTTATCCATGAAATAGTGTTTCCTCCTTTGACGATCTTAAGAAAGGGTGATATAGGTTTTCTTAAAATGTAACCCTACTCTCACAAGATCTTGGTAAATGTGTGTGgtttagtttttcttttcttcatttcatGTATTACAAGTAGTTTTTGAATTCTTTTGGTCGTATTTTGGATTCTTgatctctttttctttgtttagTTCAGTGGATATTTCTTTCGAGAAACGATCTCGGATTACTTGTTCCTCATGTGTCCATCTTTATTAGTTTGTAGATGATCCTACGGTCTTCTATTGGAATCGTACTTTCATATAACTTGAAAGCCTTATGTTCTCGCTCCAATTATCATTAAGGACCCTACTTAGGTTTAGGTTTTTTGTTGGatgaagtttttctttttcttttttgatttgtGAGTTTGAT
Coding sequences within:
- the LOC135645727 gene encoding uncharacterized protein LOC135645727, producing the protein MLGSSLQLGRRHGEDRFYTAAMALRGHHQNSLRTRSSAAASAAFLNPALLPAFKDKPVVGDRRQLEDRSSSSSARAADACNLDRFLESTTPSVLAHYLPKTTMRDWRTCNVEYRPYFILGDLWDSFQEWSAYGVSIPLVLDSGDCVVQYYVPSLSGIQLYGEATKQGISTGLFCNMRREEESDNDCYQDSTSDGSSHGEHFSLEEGSSSDEGDAENSQGCLLFEYLEQDSPYHREPLADKVLDLACQFPELRTLRSYDLLPASWISVAWYPIYRIPIGQTLRDLDACFLTYHSLSTPIKGAAAAALPMMTYPKDNNCVPKISIPAFGLASYKFKNSLWTNTEGRERQLRVSLLQAADNWLRLLHVDHPDYQFFVSDGSCRR